In the Podospora bellae-mahoneyi strain CBS 112042 chromosome 4, whole genome shotgun sequence genome, one interval contains:
- a CDS encoding hypothetical protein (EggNog:ENOG503NWZ6; CAZy:GH125; COG:S) translates to MKQVIKDPDLFRLFENCFPNTLDTAITWKGLSWRNASSYLPTDINSPDPTPKPTGNNDPEEELTFITTGDIPAMWLRDSAHQLTSYSPLLTPSNSTSSLASLYRGLINLQARYILTAPHCNAFLAPQNPSSPLPSSPKTIHECKYELDSLASFLSLIHTYLTQTSDTPFLTTSLNLLPALKRILSITTDLQTGTYSRTGTVSYAPYQFQRLTTTSTETLPNAGSGPPFHPGTNLVRSAFRPSDDACTYQGFIPGNMMFSSYLSLLSPYISPISPSTSKKISKLAAEIRAGIEDHGRIDHRLYGRIYAYEVDGYGSHSLMDDANIPSLLSAPLLGGYLDRRDETYQRTRRFALSKMNPYYMFGPVLNATGGPHIGPGMAWPMGLIVQALTSDDDEEIYSCIKQLLSSTDGLGLMHESVNTHSVSVWTRHWFSWANGLFGQLILDVNKRKPHLLARSYQ, encoded by the exons atgaAACAAGTCATCAAAGACCCAGACTTGTTCCGTCTGTTTGAGAATTGcttccccaacaccctcgacaCAGCCATAACCTGGAAGGGACTCAGCTGGAGGAATGCCTCCAGCTATCTCCCCACAGACATCAACAGCCCAGACCCAACACCCAAGCCGACAGGAAACAACGACCCAGAAGAAGAACTCACCTTCATAACCACCGGCGACATCCCCGCCATGTGGCTCCGCGACTCAGCCCACCAACTAACCTCCtattcccccctcctcaccccctccaactccacctcctccctcgcctccctctaccgcggcctcatcaacctccaagcCCGCTACATCCTCACAGCCCCCCACTGcaacgccttcctcgccccccAGAatccctcatcccccctcccca gctcccccaaaaccatccaCGAATGTAAATACGAACTCGACTCCCtggcctccttcctctccctcatccacACCTACCTCACCCAAACCTCcgacacccccttcctcaccacctccctcaacctcctccccgccctcaagagaatcctctccatcaccaccgacctCCAAACCGGAACTTACTCCCGCACCGGCACGGTGTCCTACGCCCCCTACCAATTCCAACGCCtaaccacaacctcaaccgaAACTCTCCCCAACGCCGGCTCCGGTCCGCCTTTTCACCCTGGTACCAACCTAGTCAGGAGTGCCTTCCGCCCTAGCGATGACGCGTGTACCTACCAGGGTTTCATCCCCGGAAACATGATGTTCTCCTCCTACCTCTCCCTTCTATCCCCTTacatctcccccatctccccctcaacatccaAAAAAATATCCAAGTTGGCGGCGGAGATCAGAGCCGGGATAGAGGATCACGGGAGGATAGATCACAGACTGTACGGCAGGATCTACGCCTACGAAGTCGACGGCTACGGCTCCCACAGCCTGATGGACGACGCCAACATCCCCAGTTTACTCTCCGCCCCTTTGCTAGGCGGCTACCTCGACCGAAGAGACGAGACGTACCAGCGGACGAGGAGATTTGCGCTGAGTAAGATGAACCCTTACTACATGTTTGGGCCGGTTTTGAATGC AACGGGAGGGCCACATATCGGTCCGGGGATGGCATGGCCCATGGGTCTCATCGTCCAGGCTCTCaccagtgatgatgacgaggagatTTACAGCTGTATCAAACAGCTCCTGTCGTCGACAGACGGGTTGGGTCTCATGCACGAGAGCGTTAACACTCACAGCGTCAGCGTCTGGACTCGTCACTGGTTTTCCTGGGCGAATGGGCTGTTTGGTCAGTTGATTCTTGATGTCAACAAACGGAAGCCGCATTTGCTAGCGAGGAGTTATCAATAA
- a CDS encoding hypothetical protein (COG:A; EggNog:ENOG503NTZ9), which produces MVRPARKASFSDDDLEFLSSQAANMSIGPTETPARRPQPTFGTNTFNTPVRRPAGGQSAFANSNNNNFNTPGTVIDLTDSPAAPAAPTPVPTFGHPTQLPSRFGPKNKNSDHLFIQRKTRPEFHADLYRNSGPLKPKNVPPKKPELPMFSSLSEEAQPVYQYTKPGGGGGYGDTTFYTDPAKANADLKALLEGGMEDEEEEDDAPPKNKEEKKTAGPEEKETEEGVQEDGTLAGIKVKLLPHQVVGVKWMKNRELGPLKKGRVPKGGILADDMGLGKTLQSISLIVSNPMPEEGGKGWKKHFSEVKRGTLVVAPLALIRQWEAEIKEKVDGEVLGLKVCVHHGPNRTKDAKQLAKFDVVITTYQILVSEHGNSHPDPAKSPQVGCFGVYWYRVILDEAHSIKNRNAKATKACCGLKAEYRWCLTGTPMQNNLDELQSLVHFLRVPPYDELGEWRKDIDGPMKQGKGHVAIKRLHNLLRCFMKRRTKEILKEEGALVAGGKKALDAMKAKMEEERGGDGEEREMPKPAFKITERKVVTVETKFSEAEREFYDALEARADKSLEKMMKGRIDYANALVLLLRLRQACNHPRLTDTKLEKDQEALAVDSTAQPKGKAGDDLDDLADAFGGMGIRTRKCEMCLSELSKKEMGSGQVKCSDCIDSMQKVISVSPSKKKKKYGRRVSVVKEEIKIEKVAASKKRSKARRIVEDSDEEEEGSWLVGEDQQGALRLGKCGGSEDEDAEGGGDDIASEDSEHSSEEDDDDESQLDSFIVKDDSQADFHGSGSESDSGSEEDESFVSVSRVSQSQVASQDTEGSGEDEEEISASELISSDPDDDSDDDLPIRRRSRRPGQQEPERKKKSKSAKSSGGITQSAKIRELLSILRKEAHEHKFIVFSQFTSMLDLIEPFLRSQPGMKAVRYDGKMPNDAREAALKALRTDPHTRILLCSLKCGSLGLNLTAATRVIIVEPFWNPFVEEQAIDRVHRLTQTVDVIVYKLTVQDTVEARILELQNKKRMLAEATIEGGMRKKGKNQLKLGLQEILDLFKHDARASLGVDGLEGNDGRNVVRDVGEFVGGKHGVRRPRKEHDVYGRRW; this is translated from the coding sequence ATGGTCCGCCCCGCAAGAAAAGCGTCCTTcagcgacgacgacctcgagTTCCTCAGCTCCCAAGCAGCAAACATGTCCATCGGCCCAACCGAAACCCCCGCCCGCCGGCCCCAACCAACCTTTGGTACCAACACCTTCAACACTCCCGTCCGACGACCCGCCGGTGGTCAATCCGCCTTCgcaaacagcaacaacaacaacttcaacaccCCCGGCACAGTAATCGACCTAACCGACAGCCCCGCCGCGCCCgcagccccaaccccagtCCCGACCTTTGGCCACCCAACCCAGCTCCCCTCCCGCTTCGGCCCCAAAAACAAGAACTCAGaccacctcttcatccaACGCAAAACCCGGCCCGAATTCCACGCGGATCTGTATAGGAACTCTGGTCCGCTCAAACCAAAAAATGTGCCCCCCAAGAAGCCGGAGCTGCCAATGTTTAGCTCGCTGAGTGAAGAGGCTCAGCCGGTGTATCAATACACCAAgcccggcggcggtggtggttatggGGACACGACATTTTATACCGATCCCGCCAAGGCGAATGCCGATCTCAAGGCTTTGCtagagggggggatggaggatgaggaagaggaagatgatgcccCTCCTAAAAacaaggaggaaaagaagacagCAGGgccagaagaaaaagaaactgAAGAGGGAGTCCAGGAAGATGGTACCCTGGCCGGTATTAAAGTCAAGCTCTTACCTCAtcaggttgttggtgtcaaATGGATGAAGAACCGGGAACTGGGACCGCTGAAGAAGGGACGGGTGCCAAAGGGGGGGATTCTAGCGGATgatatggggttggggaagacgCTGCAGAGCATATCGCTCATTGTGTCAAACCCCATGCCggaagaaggagggaaggggtggaagaagcATTTTTccgaggtgaagagggggacgctggtggtggcgccgCTGGCGTTGATTAGGCAGTGGGAGGCCGAGATCAAGGAAAAGGTTGacggggaggtgttggggttgaaggttTGTGTGCACCATGGGCCGAACAGGACCAAGGATGCGAAACAACTGGCAAAGTTTGACGTGGTGATTACGACGTATCAGATTTTGGTGTCGGAGCACGGGAACAGCCACCCGGATCCGGCCAAGAGCCCGCAGgtggggtgttttggggTGTATTGGTATCGCGTTATTCTGGATGAGGCGCACAGCATCAAGAATAGGAATGCAAAGGCGACCAAGGCGTGCTGTGGGTTGAAGGCGGAGTACAGGTGGTGCTTGACGGGGACGCCAATGCAGAATAATCTTGATGAGCTGCAGAGCTTGGTGCACTTTTTGAGGGTGCCGCCTTATGATGAGCTGGGGGAGTGGAGGAAGGATATTGATGGGCCGATGAAGCAGGGGAAGGGGCATGTGGCGATCAAGAGGTTGCATAATCTGCTGAGGTGTTTtatgaagaggaggacgaaggagattttgaaggaggagggggcgttggttgctggggggaagaaggcgttgGATGCTATGAAGgcgaagatggaggaggagagggggggggatggggaggagagggagatgccGAAGCCGGCGTTCAAGATCACAGAAAGGAAAGTTGTGACGGTGGAGACCAAGTTTTccgaggcggagagggagttttATGATGCGTTAGAGGCGAGGGCGGATAAGAGtttggagaagatgatgaaggggaggattgACTATGCGAATGCGTTGGTGTTGCTTTTGAGGCTGAGGCAGGCTTGCAATCATCCTAGGTTGACGGACacgaagctggagaaggatcaggaggcgctggcggtggatTCGACTGCTCAGCCGAAGGGGAAGGCTGGGGATGACTTGGATGATTTGGCGGATGcgtttggggggatggggattcGGACGAGGAAGTGCGAGATGTGTCTCAGTGAGTTgagcaagaaggagatggggagCGGGCAGGTGAAGTGCTCGGATTGCATTGATAGTATGCAAAAGGTTATCAGTGTGAGTCcgagcaagaagaaaaagaagtatgggaggagggtcagtgtggtgaaggaggagatcaagatcgAGAAGGTGGCGGCGAGCAAGAAAAGATCAAAAGCGAGGAGGATTGTTGAGGAcagcgacgaggaagaggaggggagctggttggtgggtgaggatCAACAGGGTGCTTTGAGACTTGGGAAGTGCGGAGGTtcagaggatgaggatgccgAGGGCGGTGGCGACGATATCGCTTCCGAGGACTCTGAGCACTCGtctgaagaagatgacgatgacgagagcCAGCTCGACAGCTTCATTGTCAAGGATGACTCTCAGGCTGACTTCCACGGATCCGGGTCAGAATCTGATTCCGGCTCGGAAGAGGATGAATCGTTTGTGTCGGTGTCTAGGGTATCGCAGTCACAAGTCGCATCCCAGGATACTGAAGGTTCTggcgaagacgaggaagagatCTCCGCTTCTGAGTTGATCTCTTCGGACCCGGACGACGACTCAGACGATGACCTTCCCATCCGAAGACGATCCCGCCGTCCTGGCCAACAAGAACCAGAGCGGAAGAAGAAATCCAAGTCGGCCAAAAGTTCCGGAGGCATTACTCAATCCGCCAAGATTCGGGAGCTGCTCTCCATCCTGCGCAAGGAAGCCCACGAGCACAAGTTCATTGTCTTTTCGCAGTTCACCTCCATGCTCGACCTCATCGAGCCGTTTTTGCGCTCTCAGCCAGGCATGAAAGCCGTCCGCTACGACGGCAAGATGCCCAATGACGCTCGCGAAGCTGCCCTCAAGGCCCTCCGCACCGACCCTCACACCCGCATCCTGCTCTGCTCTCTCAAGTGCGGCTCCCTCGGCCTCAATTTGACGGCCGCCACCCGCGTCATCATTGTTGAGCCGTTCTGGAACCCgtttgtggaggagcaggctaTCGATCGAGTCCACAGACTGACGCAGACGGTGGACGTGATTGTGTATAAACTTACTGTTCAGGATACAGTCGAGGCTAGGATACTGGAGCTGcagaacaagaagaggatgCTGGCGGAGGCGACGATTGAGggtgggatgaggaagaaggggaagaaccAGCTGAAACTGGGCTTGCAGGAGATTTTGGATCTGTTCAAGCATGATGCTCGGGCGAGCttgggggtggatgggttggaggggaatgATGGGAGGAatgtggtgagggatgtgGGCGAGTTTGTTGGTGGGAAGCACggggtgaggaggccgaggaaggaGCATGATGTTtatgggaggaggtggtag
- the EFM7 gene encoding Protein N-terminal and lysine N-methyltransferase efm7 (EggNog:ENOG503NY5F; COG:S), which translates to MSTHDSDNESGGGGELGLFSEPTDYYPPSPPPTTETYTTATGEIITLHLVGHSPLEAHHLWNGSRVISQLFESTPTTTVKNRTVCELGAGAGLPSLVASMLGASLVVCTDFPDPDLIATIQKNIDGCHLLPHDNDELNIVADGFVWGASPSTLLRHSPNGFDVLILADLLFRHSEHGNMIKTIRETLKRTREAKAYVVFCSYRPWLREKDLKFFDLCREDGFEVEQILEKKMDKKLFEEDPGDEEILKTVTGWVVSWPEKEWVA; encoded by the exons atgtCAACCCACGACTCAGACAACGAGtcaggcggcggcggagagcTTGGGTTGTTTTCCGAACCAACAGATTActaccctccctcccccccaccaacaacagaGACTTACACCACCGCGACGGGGGAGATCAtaaccctccacctcgtcgGGCACTCCCCCCTCGAAGCCCACCACCTATG GAATGGCTCAAGAGTCATATCCCAACTTTTCgaatcaacccccaccaccacggtGAAAAACCGCACAGTCTGCGAActcggcgccggcgccggcctcccctccctcgtgGCCTCCATGCTGGGCGCTTCCCTCGTCGTCTGCACTGACTTTCCCGACCCGGACCTCATCGCCACCATACAAAAAAACATTGACGGgtgccacctcctcccccacgacAACGACGAGCTCAACATCGTCGCTGACGGTTTTGTCTGGGGcgcctccccttccaccctcctccgtcactCCCCTAACGGGTTCGacgtcctcatcctcgccgatTTGCTCTTCAGACACTCTGAGCACGGCAATATGATCAAGACCATCAGGGAGACTCTCAAGCGCACAAGAGAAGCAAAAGCCTATGTCGTCTTTTGCAGCTACCGCCCCTggctgagggagaaggatCTCAAGTTTTTTGACCTGTGCAGGGAGGATGGGTTCGAGGTGGAACAAATCTTGGAAAAGAAGATGGACAAGAAgctttttgaggaggatcCGGGGGACGAAGAGATCCTCAAGACGGTTACGGGGTGGGTAGTTAGTTGGCCTGAGAAGGAGTGGGTTGCGTGA
- the RRD1 gene encoding Serine/threonine-protein phosphatase 2A activator 1 (COG:O; EggNog:ENOG503NW6C), with protein MEPPPPPPPSATGAVSLPRLPILTSDELSKKAFGPLQKRINSGADVSFFLTSRAYKELMVWIMQLNHSLIPRLSPDTARPVCFPLEPGRRGWSEPVRRLREMLRGCEELILEAPPEENKNRRFGNGACRVWHGKLGERIQGWIDGLGLVVDGGVKEELRGYFMGAWGDKGRLDYGTGHELSFLAFLGGLWKVGFFGGGEEKEGEREREVVIGVVEMYLEVVRKLITTYTLEPAGSHGVWGLDDHSFVPYIFGSAQFTKPILGSRTEATPVEGSCPGAPKPASAVDKQTVEDYRGSNMYFGAIGFIYDVKRGPFWEHSPMLFDISGIKDGWGKINKGMVKMYRAEVLGKFPVVQHFGFGGLWAWEVDPEMAGERSVHLQSQPVQNQAQSLGQGGGEGGTKAPWARGAMGGMSGGQVSMPRPMDGGVMAPTGFPGRQPGMGTPRGGIPNTGPMEQTNFPRGGGMHDRVGGNQFSVTKAPWAKD; from the exons ACCCATCCTCACCTCTGACGAGCTCTCCAAGAAAGCATTTGGCCCCCTGCAAAAGAGGATCAACTCTGGGGCTGACGTGTCGTTTTTCCTGACGTCGAGGGCGTATAAAGAGTTGATGGTGTGGATTATGCAGTTGAATCACTCGCTTATTCCGAGACTGTCGCCCGATACTGCGAGACCGGTGTGTTTTCCACTGGAAccggggagaagagggtggagcGAGCCGGTGAGAAGGTTAAGGGAAATGTTGAGGGGGTGCGAGGAGTTGATTTTGGAGGCGCCGCCCgaggagaacaagaacaGAAGGTTTGGGAATGGGGCTTGTAGGGTCTGGCATGGGAAattgggggagaggattcAGGGGTGgattgatgggttgggtttggtggtagatgggggggtgaaggaggagttgagggggtATTTCATGGGTGCTTGGGGGGATAAAGGACGACTTGACTATGGAACGGGCCATGAGCTGAGCTTTTTGGCGTTTCTGGGCGGGTTGTGGAAGGTGGGGTTTTtcggggggggagaggaaaaagaaggggagagggagagggaggttgtgaTTGGGGTTGTCGAGAT GTatttggaggtggtgaggaagttgATAACGACTTACACGCTTGAACCGGCGGGATCGCATGGGGTGTgggggttggatgaccaCAGTTTTGTGCCTTATATTTTTGGGTCGGCGCAGTTTACGAAACCGATTTTGGGGAGTAGGACGGAGGCTacgccggtggaggggtcATGTCCGGGGGCGCCGAAGCCGGCGAGTGCGGTTGATAAAcagacggtggaggattACAGGGGGAGTAATATGTACTTTGGGGCGATTGGGTTCATCTACGATGTGAAGAGGGGGCCTTTTTGGGAGCATAGCCCGATGCTGTTTGATATTAGTGGGATTAAGGATGGGTGGGGGAAGATTAATaaggggatggtgaagatgtaTCGGGCCGAGGTGCTGGGGAAGTTTCCGGTGGTGCAGcattttgggtttggggggttgtgggcgTGGGAGGTGGACCCGGAGATGGCCGGGGAGAGGAGTGTGCATTTGCAGAGTCAGCCGGTGCAAAATCAAGCACAGAGTTTGGGGCagggcggaggggagggggggacgAAGGCTCCGTGGGCGAGGGGGGCTATGGGGGGCATGTCTGGCGGGCAGGTGAGTATGCCTAGGCcgatggatgggggggtgatggcgcCGACGGGGTTTCCGGGGCGGCAACCTGGGATGGGGACGCCGAGGGGCGGGATACCGAATACAGGACCGATGGAGCAGACAAATTTTCcccggggaggggggatgcaTGATAGGGTTGGGGGGAATCAGTTTAGTGTCACCAAGGCTCCTTGGGCAAAGGACTGA
- a CDS encoding hypothetical protein (EggNog:ENOG503NWHY; COG:I; CAZy:GH92) gives MRRAEESSPFRKPFSMAAAPLRFRGMPRRSRFLVYALVFISFLYLIPRMHLGMGGTLLFFLISPEAAGPYGVGHKVDILRYVDPLIGTTNGGHVFPGASLPYGMAKAVADTNSHAENAAGFVSDNSEILGFSHMHDSGTGGQPSMGNFPLFVHAGCPEDDHKQCVYSLMDRPIARVNGSAFAAPGYFSLNLTNHVRAEMTVTEHTALYRFSFPGNDTLTLKSDDPLRKKDVDITYSPIILVDLVDLMNSRSTGGIQVYNQSGRIVGEGQYQPSFGAGRYNAFFCADFKGAAIRKTGTFISNNATEGVNFLDGVGNGFYIPSGSAGAWIQFEKPVENNHEIMARVGVSFISVDQACDNAEREIADYNFERVESQARKEWRKKLEVVEVDGTGVSEDMLTTFWSGLYRTLLSPQNYTGENQLWNNSTEPYFDSFYCIWDSFRAQHPLLTIIDPPAQTDMIRALIDIYRHEGKLPDCRMSFSKGYTQGGSNADIVLADAFVKNLTDNIDWDTAYKAVLSDAEEEPQMWGVEGRGNLESWHKLGYIPWDDIDTNGTGPMSRSISRGVEYAYDDFAISLLASGLGHDADAKKYHQRGSNWRNYWNPEQADLYREDPDGPVLKTKFKGFMQPRKLDGSFRYENTRACSPVHNMHICYYDTHLSSYEGSPWLYSFFVPQDMDSLITLMGGPDAFVERLNYFHTSGISYMGNEQGFLPVFQFHYAGRPAISSYWVRSYIPSLFNSSVNGIPGNDDCAMGAFSAFAMMGFFPVAGQDVYLLTPPFFREVKIKAKSGGNKWAVIRVKNFDPEGRRIYIQSATLNGRRYTRNWITHEFFIKGGILEFVVGEEEGKEWGRGEEGRPPSWYSDEDFGDWDGNKGVEGVDAEEEERQAGRRGR, from the exons ATGAGGAGAGCTGAAGAGAGCTCACCATTTCGCAAGCCGTTCAGCATGGCGGCTGCTCCGTTACGTTTTAGGGGGATGCCCCGGAGGAGTCGCTTTTTGGTGTATGCGTTGGTATTTATCAGTTTCTTGTATCTGATACCGAGGATGCACTTGGGTATGGGTGGGACattgttgtttttcttgaTATCTCCTGAGGCTGCTGGACCTTATGGGGTTGGACACAAGGTTGATATCTTGCGATATGTTGATCCCTTGATCGGGACGACGAATGGTGGTCATGTTTTTCCTGGAGCATCATTGCCCTATG GCATGGCCAAAGCAGTCGCCGACACAAACAGTCACGCTGAAAACGCCGCCGGCTTCGTGTCCGACAACAGCGAGATCCTCGGCTTCTCACATATGCACGACTCTGGGACAGGCGGCCAGCCATCCATGGGTAACTTTCCCCTTTTCGTCCATGCAGGCTGCCCAGAGGATGATCACAAGCAATGCGTCTACTCCCTCATGGACCGCCCCATCGCCAGAGTCAACGGCTCCGCCTTTGCCGCCCCAGGATATttcagcctcaacctcaccaaccatGTGCGCGCAGAGATGACAGTCACTGAACACACAGCTCTGTACCGCTTTTCCTTCCCAGGAAACGACACCCTCACGTTGAAGAGCGACGACCCGCTCAGGAAGAAGGATGTCGATATCACTTACTCGCCTATTATCCTTGTTGATTTGGTTGATCTGATGAACAGCAGGTCAACGGGCGGGATCCAGGTGTACAATCAGTCTGGACGTATCGTCGGTGAAGGACAGTATCAGCCTTCTTTTGGAGCAGGAAGATACAACGCCTTTTTCTGTGCCGACTTCAAAGGTGCTGCCATTAGAAAGACGGGGACGTTTATCAGTAATAATGCCACTGAAGGAGTCAACTTTCTGGACGGGGTCGGTAATGGCTTCTACATCCCCTCTGGCTCGGCCGGTGCCTGGATTCAGTTTGAAAAACCGGTTGAGAATAATCATGAGATTATGGCTAGGGTGGGCGTGTCTTTTATCAGCGTGGATCAAGCTTGTGACAATGCTGAGAGAGAGATTGCGGACTACAACtttgagagggtggagagcCAGGCGAGAAAGGAGTGGAgaaagaagctggaggtggttgaggtggatgggacGGGAGTGAGTGAGGATATGCTGACCACTTTCTGGTCGGGGTTGTACAGGACATTGCTGTCGCCACAGAATTATACGGGGGAGAATCAGCTGTGGAATAATTCCACCGAGCCATACTTTGACTC ATTCTACTGCATCTGGGACTCCTTCCGAGCCCAGCACCCCCTTCTGACCATCATCGACCCCCCAGCCCAGACAGACATGATCCGCGCCCTTATCGACATCTACCGCCACGAAGGAAAACTCCCCGACTGCCGCATGTCCTTCAGCAAAGGCTACACCCAAGGCGGCAGCAACGCCGACATCGTCCTCGCCGACGCCTTTGTCAAGAACCTCACCGACAATATCGACTGGGACACCGCCTACAAAGCTGTCCTCTCCGACGCGGAAGAAGAGCCTCAAATGTGGGGTGTCGAGGGCAGAGGCAACTTGGAAAGCTGGCATAAACTGGGGTACATCCCCTGGGATGACATCGACACCAACGGCACAGGCCCAATGTCCCGCTCCATTTCCCGCGGTGTGGAATACGCCTACGATGACTttgccatctccctcctcgcctccggCCTTGGCCACGACGCAGACGCCAAAAAATACCACCAGCGTGGCTCCAACTGGAGAAACTACTGGAACCCGGAACAGGCTGACCTCTACCGGGAAGACCCAGATGGTCCGGTGCTCAAGACAAAGTTCAAGGGGTTCATGCAACCGCGCAAACTAGACGGCTCGTTCCGCTATGAAAACACCCGAGCTTGCTCCCCGGTGCACAACATGCACATCTGCTATTACGACACTCATCTCAGCTCCTACGAGGGCTCACCGTGGCTGTACTCATTCTTTGTCCCGCAAGACATGGACAGCTTGATCACGCTTATGGGGGGGCCGGACGCGtttgtggagaggttgaattACTTCCACACGAGCGGGATTTCGTACATGGGGAATGAACAGGGTTTTTTACCTGTTTTTCAATTCCATTATGCCGGGCGACCGGCGATATCTTCTTACTGGGTGCGCTCTTACATCCCTTCGCTGTTCAACAGTTCAGTAAACGGCATCCCGGGTAACGACGACTGTGCCATGGGTGCATTCTCGGCGTTTGCAATGATGGGGTTTTTCCCCGTTGCAGGACAAGACGTCTACCTGCTCACGCCCCCCTTTTTTAGGGAGGTAAAGATCAAGGCGAAGTCGGGGGGGAACAAGTGGGCGGTGATCAGGGTCAAGAACTTTGATccggaggggaggaggatatacATCCAATCTGCCACCCTAAACGGGAGGAGATACACCAGGAACTGGATCACGCATGAGTTTTTTATCAAGGGGGGCATCCTCGAGTTTGtggtgggcgaggaggaagggaaggagtgggggaggggggaggagggtagGCCGCCTAGTTGGTACAGTGATGAGGATTTTGGGGATTGGGATGGGAataagggggtggagggggtggatgcggaggaggaggagaggcaggcggggaggagggggagatag